In the Lates calcarifer isolate ASB-BC8 linkage group LG24, TLL_Latcal_v3, whole genome shotgun sequence genome, one interval contains:
- the LOC108881720 gene encoding uncharacterized protein LOC108881720, whose amino-acid sequence MAACKTLNTFLQQLRKQFSDCIDPPESHSRQSRIADIERAERAEREALIHQAERLCSSQEAHKNAVLERLGLSIQQDNLPSPHPPASPRCRPESSLPGRRIRPIVNLPPLKLEEKNPGRKSGTNQLLDEDDPFFEQKLRLGSHMAILACKLAKVTARNKSPSPDGSVISVDSLNTVDTHTTSELRAISKLGSPVTPRFTPNPPKMAATMKKSCLPPRAGTKVADECPRQSATIKVKKTVETLEQCQLVRRPPHQPAVPPKRTTLAPVPPSAAVPAKTRGPRRGTNLRPPKADRGQVKDDIKPLAKASESLSLCFRQLASEDWEKKMEGLKTVRALARYHPELLQPKLHEICLILEEEVKNLRSSVACAAMDSIAELHLRLGKAMDPESDRTGRALLLKLAQTTSTFIHQQANLALDALVEGCSPSRVVSALLNTGLSHRCAAVRASTAQHLHQLATIIGVDQTLTAGKTFAERFVSAVTKMTVDAAPEVRLHGMKMLEGLVHQRDFMALWDKVVPVKDRRPLEKILKKMRQ is encoded by the exons ATGGCGGCGTGTAAAACTTTAAACACCTTCCTGCAACAGCTGAGGAAACAGTTCAGCGATTGCATTGAT cCACCTGAAAGCCACAGCCGTCAGTCCAGAATAGCAGACATAGAAAGGGCTGAGAGAGCCGAGAGGGAAGCGCTGATCCACCAAGCAGAGAGGCTGTGCTCATCACAGGAAGCCCACAAGAACGCTGTTCTAGAGAGACTGGGGCTCTCCATCCAGCAGGACAACCTCCCCTCACCTCACCCCCCAGCTTCCCCAAGATGCAGGCCTGAATCCTCTCTGCCAGGACGGAGGATCAGGCCCATTGTGAACCTGCCTCCTTTAAAGTTGGAGGAGAAGAACCCCGGCAGGAAGTCCGGCACCAACCAACTGCTGGACGAGGATGACCCCTTTTTTGAGCAGAAGCTGCGTCTGGGCAGTCACATGGCAATACTCGCCTGCAAGCTGGCTAAAGTAACAGCCAGAAACAAAAGTCCAAGCCCAGACGGCTCTGTGATCTCCGTGGACTCCCTCAacactgtggacacacacactaccaGTGAGCTGAGGGCCATTTCAAAGTTGGGAAGCCCTGTTACACCGCGCTTCACCCCAAATCCTCCAAAGATGGCAGCAACCATGAAGAAATCCTGTCTCCCACCCAGAGCAG GCACGAAGGTAGCTGATGAATGCCCGCGCCAGTCAGCTACAATCAAAGTAAAGAAGACTGTGGAGACACTGGAGCAATGCCAGCTTGTCCGCCGTCCACCACATCAGCCTGCAGTGCCTCCCAAAAGAACCACTTTGGCTCCAGTACCACCATCAGCAGCTGTTCCAGCCAAAACAAGAGGACCGAGACGTGGGACAAACCTCCGCCCTCCCAAGGCTGACCGTGGACAGGTTAAGGATGACATCAAGCCTTTGGCCAAAGCTTCAGagagtctgtctctctgtttcaggCAGCTTGCCTCAGAAGACTG GGAGAAGAAAATGGAGGGGCTTAAAACAGTTCGAGCTCTGGCAAGATATCACCCAGAGCTACTGCAGCCCAAACTGCATGAGATCTGCCTGATCCTTGAAGAAGAG GTGAAAAACCTGCGCTCCTCTGTAGCCTGTGCTGCCATGGACAGCATCGCAGAGCTCCACCTTCGCCTCGGAAAGGCCATGGACCCTGAGTCAGACAGGACAGGCCGCGCCCTGCTGCTGAAGCTGGCACAGACCACCAGCACCTTCATTCACCAGCAGGCAAACCTCGCCCTAGACGCCCTGGTGGAGGGCTGCAGCCCAAGCAGAGTCGTGAGCGCTCTACTCAACACAGGATTGAG CCACCGTTGTGCTGCAGTGAGAGCGAGCACTGCGCAGCACCTCCATCAACTGGCCACCATCATTGGCGTGGATCAGACGTTGACTGCAGGGAAGACCTTTGCAGAACGTTTTGTTAGCGCTGTCACAAAGATGACTGTGGATGCTGCACCAGAAGTCAG GCTCCATGGAATGAAGATGCTGGAGGGACTTGTCCACCAGAGAGACTTTATGGCCCTGTGGGATAAGGTTGTCCCTGTGAAGGACCGACGGCCACTGGAGAAAATTTTAAAGAAGATGAGGCAGTAG